tatgtttaattGACCGTGAAATGGggtaaaaacacaaatttggcattaaaatggaaaaaatcatatcataaggaacatgtatactaattttGAAGTTGACTGGACTTAAACTTcgtcaaaaactacctcaaccaaagACTTTAACCAACACTTTTACCTAAAGcgagacgaacggacgcacagaccagaaaacataaggCCCATAAACGGGGCATAGAAATTTAAAGtgtgtataaatatttaaaaaaccaaAACGGAGATTCGGAAAATGATCATTTACGTGTCACTCACCCACTCTCTCGTCCTGAAAAGGAATTGGAGAgaaatcaaattcaaatgagatataaataaaaatattagttAACATCAAATAACACAAGAATAGAATCACCTGCATGTATTTGGTTTAAGAGTATCATTTATAATTGGTATCCCGAATCTTGAGAAACATAACATGtctaggggggggggggggggggggggttctttgtttatttttctctgttgtttttttctgatatactCTGTACACATCCAAGCTCTAGATCCACAACTGCTCTTTTCAGCGACGAAAACATTCACGAAAGCGGGCTACAGAACATTTCAGACcaaacttttcaaatttaaactcaaacaaaaatataaacattatacttcattatgttttatttgatataattatcACAAATTTTAATGGTAACTGCAGATGAAGTTTTTATTTCTTACTTTCTTTTGTTAAACAATATCTTTTCTGTGTATTGTAGAATTAAATCCAGGACCAACTAAAATGTATTCAAGGTAGcaacaatttgtaaaaacacGACGTAAAATGTCAACGCTGACGTCATTTACAGGACTTTCACAAAAACGTAAAATAAGCATTCGCAGATTTTTGCATAATTCTGAAATCACAATAAGTGCTtctgcttttaaattataacaGTATGACAGATTAAAGTTCCTAATCTGTGAATATTTCTGATTCCCTTCCTCTTCTGGTTCCCTTGCAGTGACACGTTCTTTGTCACTCTGTGCATCCTCGTTGCTAACAATTTCCGTGACAGTTTCTTTTGGTGGCATCATGGAGGTTTGGGAAAAGCTTGTAATTCCATCGCAAACCATACAGCTTATATTCTCTATTGAAAGGCAGCACGTCAACAGGATTCTGACGCCGTCCAATGTAATTTGCGGACACTGGCTGAAATCTGCAGAAAGCAGGACTGGACAGTTTTGTCCAATTACTCCCAAAGACACGTCTGACAGATCACAACAATCATTAAAACTGATTGACGTCAATGTTCGACATGACTGCGTCAAAGCCGTTAAAGTAGCAATATCGAAAGTTGGCAAATTTTGCGCCGACAAAGTTTTCAGTGATATACACATTGGAGAGATAGCACATAGAGCTAAATTGGAAGAAAAATGGCTGCCGGTTGCCGTTGAGTTTCGAATGTTAAATCTTTCTAACTTCTTGCAGGATTTTGTAACTATGGCAATTCCTTTATCAGTAATTCTGCTAcaacattttaatgacaaatattttaaatgttttgcattttcagctatatcatttaaactttggtcagttatatttgaaaaatctaaatacagtTCGGTTATGTTTGTTTCCGGAAGGAGAATCGTGTGTATTGTGCTATCTTTTATGAAATTTCCAAACGCCGTCAGACGGGTCAGATTTGACAAATTCAATTCCAAGACTGGTGCTAAAAAATCGCTCGAAAACGATTGGAGCTCAATTCTTTTGGTTTTCCTGATTTCATTTGCCTTTTCCTTTAATAGTTTGGCGACGGTTTCCATCTCACGACTAATTATGTCACGTGTGTTTCCTAGGTTCTGTTCGTGAATTAAGGtcacattttctaaattaagaTCAAAAACTTGACTCAAAACAGAAAGAGACTCTGATAAAAATTTCAAGTGCAGAGATTTAAGATTTGGGCATTTCGCACTTAGGCCTTTAAAAAGTTCTTTTGAGCTAAGGTAGAAAGAGTCTATTGCAGGTACCAGATCAATTCGTCGAATATTTCTCAAAGTGTCTTTACTTTTTATCAGTAAAGGAAGCAGAAGGTCAGGAGACGACTTCACGTACTGAGCGTGAATTAAAATCGAGAGAAGATACTTAAACAGTGCATCCTGTTTTCCGTGGTTTTCGATAAAGAGGCGGTTAATATCTAGATCTGTCCATAAATTCCCGGCTTGTGCTAAGTGTCGCCAATACGTACACACATTGTGTATCGTCCATATAAGATCTTCTTTGCTGAGTTGTTGAAATATTGTAACAAGTAGTTCCGGTGGAAGGTCGTTTATCTCCATTTctgaaagttaaaaaataaacattgataatataaaaacagattatttCCTACAACAAATGTAAGAATTGCTGTAAGTCAATATGtaaccaaaatatttatcaattatagaCTTTGACGAGGTCAATACGTTATATATGGACCTGTTTAGATTATATTAATGTATTGACGGAGTGAAAGTCcttaatctatatataattattcacCTCACTATTATTCCAtacattaacatatatattgaccTAATGTCCATGTTGTTtatgatacaaattgaaaaacagatcaaaagACAAACCATGAACATTGGCCAATGAACCACGAAAGTGAGATCAAGATCAGATGATACCTTCTAGACAAATgcagataaacatttttattttacacctTATTATCGTTCCGTGCacccaatatatatatatataacagttgACACAGTGCTAAAAGTACCCGTATCTTACACacatttattttggcgatttagttctgtccgcgaaaataagcgaaaatttgcaccccgcgaaaataacccgctatacggtatctTATACACAAACCTAATGAAATAATCTTAACCTCGATTTTGTggtccatgaaatgaggtcgctGTCAGTTGAACCCTGTCTGACGGACATGTAGACGGTGCAAGGAACCTAAATGCCAAATAAACTTATCCTACTACTCACAAGAGTTAGAAATTTACATGACAAATAAActaatagaattttttttaatcagtcgcttaaccatgaaaatgaggtcacggaCTAGACATACTACAGAGGGAAAATTCGTAACATAATAGGTATCTGCTGACCACACACGAGTAATCATATCAAATACTATCGTCCTATTTTATGACAATGCGAtttttacgaaaaacaaatatgatagacaCGAACCAACTACAACTAATCAGGTACATACTCCTCACTTGGAACAGACATATAAGTGCGGGTTTAAACACGTTTTGAGTgctcaacccccccccccccccccccccttcctaACCCGAGGGAGACGGATTTATATAAGAGCACTGCTCTGGTTTCCTAATCCCAATTATTGAATCTTTTGTATATTTCGTATTTATGTCTATAGTTACCCTTTTGGctatatatataacgatttctttaataaaatatgtttccgTTTACCTTAAacgagggtggtaaagggttatttttgtgcaacatgttttgccatttttatttcacgtgcaGCCGTGAAGAAGGTTCGTTATTCAGTTTGTTACGTAAAATCGGTAAAAGATCAAGGTTcaagacatttttaattgttcgtttattgtgaaattttatttcGCGTTCTTCCGTGCCGATACCCCCTGTTCGCCACTCTTTAACTGTACACGGATGTCATTGGCACTGCAGATCACTTATATCCTGGGACTTGTATTCATGAAAATAAGTATGTGATGTAGTTATTCTGTAAACACACTTATTTCAtgcatttgaatgttttaattgtGTACAACCGTTATCTAAAAATAGATCTTacgataaaagaaaaatataactttatagCCGGatacagttttacaaattgaAGTTCTATCACGGAAAGTCTGCTACTTCTAGTGCCACAACttattttctctatttatagTATGAGAGTGAAAAGTAACTATAATAGGTATTGAATTCctgataaatttgttttttgtaaatttgtaatacatgtacacacaTAAATTCTTACCTTGTCGTCGATTTTGTTTACACTATGTTTACATTACGATTACTTCCCCTTATTAAAAACTACAGAGTTGTGCAAGGAACACTTCTTATTATACGCGAATCAATgtgttaaaatgaaaacataatcAATTGTAGTAAATAAAATCTAGAAACTGCGTGTTTTACTTGTTTAATGGATAAATGAATAAACGCGCGTTTTATATGCTAATAATATTATCTATTAAATTTCATAAGATTCGAGCttaaaaatgtatctttttttcCTCCTGAACTTCGATGGTATGACATTAGTTtaataaacaacaaatttatttactGAAGATAATTTTAATGGCAGTGcataaatcaaatgttcaacatAATAAACAACggcaagttaaaaaaatataaatgttagttGCAAAAGAAACTTGAAACTAAACTAGTCATTTTAATAGCTATTAGCAGTACAGTCCACCAgtgtttctgaaaaaataaatataaaaactaataaaaggtaaaaaatgaaaacaatatcagaaaagtcaatatttaaaactatgaGTCTTCTATGTATGGATAAAAGGTAGTGGTATGAAAACTAGACTTAAgtattaaaaagtataaataaagttCTAACCTTTGAACGGATAACATTTAGTTCATAGTTATATGCCTATACATATTGATTTATCTTTAGTGGATATGTAGACTGTTTCCTGAGTTATATATTTGCAAATGACTTGGCAGTTTTGTTCGCCatacaaaaaacattaaaaggtCTGATACATCAAGGACTTGCAGATGAATAAAGCTTCCGTTAGGATCTGTTATATTACgtctgtttgtctttgtttGTCAATAATATGAGACAGGCATTACCTGTTAATAAGAgcgaagtctgtatgaattaatttttcttcaaacatgtttaaaataaaagaaacggaaataccgtaacaTTTCCgattttgtttctgttgttagTGATTTacttgtgacgttatttaagttatgacgtcatattcaatgtaaacaaagaaacactTTCATCAGGCAAcgttttattcatattaaacaattattaaaaatgaattggTAGGGAGTGCCAATCCCATATattactagactgataaatatatattttattcacacTCTCATGCAAACAAAACCGGAAAAGGAAGTAAATTTCTGCGCTGCGCAAATGCGGGGATTtaaaaaattcgaaaaaaaaatttgaacgaTTTTCAGTTTATTAGTATATTGAAAAATCCGGGAAATtctcccgattttttttttattattatttttcaaccgCAATAGGAAACTTTGTCcacataaaatgaaattttaaacgaatgtcatacaagtgagatgtttagctagctataacaccaggtttaattcacgaTTTTATACagaagaaaatacctgtaccaagtcaggaacatgatagttagatgtgtttgagcttttggttttgccattcgATGAggtattttcattttgatcGATTTCCCTCgtaattcagtatttttgtgattttacttttaatgtttaCCAATATTAATGTGATATTATGCATAATCTAGTTAACTcgtacacaattttattaagaGGTCAACTGCGGACCATCCGGATgcggattttctcgctgcgttaaGGATTCAtttgtggccttcggctgttgttttctctttgttccggctgttgtctctttgacatattccccatttccattctcaattttattattatcaaaacACTACTACCCTTAAATGTCAAACTCTCATTTTATTATGCATTGTCAATCACATAATAAACACGCCCTGAATATGTTTAGaatagttattgtttaaatcGCCCCAAACACTTGTAAATCAGTAGAATAacattgaatttatatatagatataggaagatgtggtgtgagtgccaatgagacaactctccatccaaataaaaattaaaaaattaaaccattataggttaaagtacggttAAAGTTAAAGTATATGGTTACATTTATAAATCCCCTtttcaaaccattttttttgttCCATTTTCGAAATAGTAGTTAcctagttatcaaaggtaccaggattataattttttgtgccaaggagaagatttttgtaaaagattactaagatttacaaaaatggttaaaaattgactttaaagggcaattactcctaaaggggacaactgaccatttcggtcatgttgacttatttgttaaacTTGCTTTCCTGAACATTATTGCGGTTAacagtttatatctatctataataatattcaagataataaccaaaaatagcaaaatttccttaaaattaccaattcaggggcagcaacccaacaacgtattgtccgattcatcttaaaatttcagggcagatagatttagACCTGTTAACAAATTACCAcaatatcagatttgctctaaatgcttttgtttttgagttataagccaaaaactgcattttacccctatgttctttttttagcggtggcggccatcttggttggttggccgggtcacgccacatattttttagttaaataccccaatgatagttgttgccaagtttggttaaattttgcccagttgtttcagaggagaagatttttgtgaaTGATTACTAAGATTTGcgaaaaattgttcaaaattgattataaagggcaataactcctaaaggggtcaactgaccatttcggtcatgttgacttatttgttaaacTTGCTTTGCTGaacatcggacacattttttaaaactagataccctaatgatgattgtggccaagtttggttaaatttggtccagtagtttcagaggaaaagatttttgtaaaagtttacgacgacggacgacgacatacgacggacgacggacgcaagtGATGGGAAAATCTCACGTGGCCCTtcgggtcaggtgagctaaaaatgtcaATAGAACGATAGGGTATGCAAGTAAGAGATTTAGTGACTGTCATAAATTGAAAGTACATGAATAAAGGAACTGAAAAAGCAGTTTAACATAAGAGTCTGCGTGACCTGTTTTCAGTCATTGAAAATTTGGCTGGAAATGATTATCTGTTTTTTTATACCTTTACCTTTGGCACTAACaaaaattttataagattttcaaataatgCTTTTGAAACAAGatgtttataaaatgataaaacgaAAAAGTAGGGGTGAGTGGGCAATGACTTTTTGGCACTACATGAATAAAAACGAAGAATTCCAAGGATCTGGCAacaaagtttaaaacaaataaagcgAATATCCTTAAAGAAAATACAGAATACACTTGTCTTACTTAGACAGTGCATGTATTTTCTCCATCCTGAGTTAAAGTAAACAgaagaaaatatataagaatGTCAAGGCTTCAAAAAGATAATACATACGTTATATGCTGAATTTATTTGATTGAATAGCATTGGGTCTGCCAAGTAGAGAAAACACGTATTTTTGTTAACTAATGTTTCCCTTTTGTGTCTGTTGTAAATGCCTTTGGTGCGGGTTAGCTCTTGATTTTTCCTTTCCTTATTATAATTGGActgcaaaatacaaatataattagGTATTTTAGAAAACGTACTTTTACTTCTAGTTTcgtaatatgttttaagaaaacgTGAAATCGTATGTTCATTTGTGTCACAACAACCATTAAGTTTACACACGTAACaagctaacatgtttaacttgttatattttgtatttaatccaGTACAAATGATAGTTACTAAATTGAACCCGAGAATACTCTAACGTCTCGTTATAAAGACTTGCTAAACATAAGATTTAAATCCTCATAGAAAAACATAGATATTTGCAACAAATACATTAGCCGAAAAGATTCTGTTTCGAAATTATAATCGATTCGGGTTGAGTATATTATCATTCAACATATGATTCCATGTCCATTTCCAAtcacaaaaatgtacaattaaTACCCACAAATGAAAGCTTTACTCCAACGACGCCGTACTAGTAAGACATGAATGAGTTGCTTTGAAAGATGTTCTTATTTCTGTAATTGGTCATATCACGTAATAGTTTCGCTTTAAATTGAGCTTTAGACGGCACAATAACCAATACAGTGTAACTAAAAGTAAATAAGAAATGTAGCATTAGTAACAAACGTAGGATGTTCTATTTACAATAAACTTGTTGGTTCAGAAAGGTTTTTAAACTAATGTTACCATTTCTTCTGTGTTTGTAAAACCGGACTTAACAACGTTATGCATCCATTGATTGGCTTGTTGTTCCAATAAGAATCTTCGTCAATGTCTGATTCCTTTTTTAACCtgcataaaaatcaaaacaaatatgacgcGTCTTAACGACTTTAATGCATTCGGTTGATTGATCGAACGATTCAATATCTGTAACAGATCTTCGAATACAACTCTACACTCTCaagtttcaacaaaaaaaacatataggggtaaattcagtaaataaatatacgtcatcagggaccgtaCTTGTCCAAGGCGAAATAATAATCACAAAACTGATTTCCTGTAAATGTTAATGTAATGGAAGAATTTTGGAACCATTTAAAGCTGTTTTACACAAATTTCTATCTTTAACTGCGGCTATCAAGGATGCACTCATTGTACTGTGAGAGAAGCATGGagtatattgttaaaatcagtttttgtgtCCAGATTGAAAGAAACAATAGAAATTATAATTGAGAGTTATGATACCAATGAAAGGCATAAGTATTCTCCCCATTTACATcacattttgcacatatttCTCCTCATTATgtataaaatcatatgaaaagaatggattatctccctttgacatAGTGTGTTTTTTTAGCTGTGTTCCCCATGTTAAGTTGTAGAACAAGTGGTAAATAAGCACTTTTATAGTATTTTAACACTCGATTAATCTGACCGCATGAaggtattcatttatttttacacaacATCTTgcgtttctttatttaaagaatatactAGACAAGTTTTCATGATTACAGGTCCTTCATCTATGAAACAAGTGttgaaatgtttgaaattggatttttatgttaaattattgcttttaaatattctaaattGTTACTTCAATTTCCCAAATGTAAAGTTTGGTCATACCTAATctgattttttcatattttgcccTTTTTTCTACTTCAGTTCTAGCTGTCTAGTTTTGGCGAAGAACCCATCCTGATGTTGGGGTAACAGGAATTTCTGCTGAGTGATTGTCAAtgacattttgtgaaatttacaagtaattaaaacacagatttagtataatgaaacataattgttgttttatttggtatGAAACTGCTTTAAAAAGCCATTGAAAAGTCTTGTTGTGGTCTTTTCAtgatatttaacaaaaacttcCATATAAGGAAAAAACTAACTAAGAGTACAGTAAGACTTTAGTTTCTATATGTACTTGCAATACTAGTCAGAGcaaacacagaaaacaattcatatttattaaacatagtATTTTAcaccattcttttaaaaaagtcaGTGCGcaactttatcatgtttattaccAAATATAAATTGGCCGCAGTATGGGCTGTAGTATAAATGTTGTTCTATCTTTACAAATTCAGCATTTATGAAGGTTGTATTGAAACTGGAACTTGAAAATTGGATACATTACATGTGTATTGCcaaaaaagtatgaaaagaAGTAAATAAGTCCcttataggggtaaattcagtaattaaatatacgtcatcagggaccgcccatttaatggagagctttctgtataacactgaagttatgtggtcttctgattggcagataatgtttgtaatgaatattttttggtagatggatcaaaactagagttaaaaaaataaaaaaaatatattctaaatgtactatttttttcccttcagggttgaaaagtaatgggggtcagtatacgAATTCATtgcattgtttgtaaacaaggccatgtgaatgccgaGAAATTCCGCAttaccctatgtttttattgttgcaaaagatagggctacatttgtactttcatgaatgatatatgaaagattttaatttcttaaggtaaatcaggtataaatttatttccacacatagattagcattaaagtcaatgggaaattttttactgaatttacccctactgCAGAGTCAATACTTGcaacaaaaaaattgtaaaaaacgAGAGGATGTCATCCGCAACTAAATGACGTCCCTACCAAAAGTTAGTTTATATACACTTGTTAATCATTTTTGGAAATTAACGAAgattgaaatgacaaaaaaatcgcCACATAATATTGCATTGTGTAAGTCACTACagtgaaactttaaaaatatttgtaattagtCGTTTTTAAGAATCAACCTATTCTTTTCAGTATACAAAGTATTAGTACATGAGGGTCATGTAAAGGGTCCAGATGACGAGTCattaaattatgttttcctttaaatttttggagcatttgtttttatctttcaaaattattcttattcggtaaaatgttcataaatttcaaaaatgatttcCTTATTCTTTACATCGCTTTTATCTGTATTCTTATTCTTTTAGTCTCCAACAACACAATTCTTAACACTTTAAAGTCCTAtttttctctattaattttttttgggttATAATTCTGTATTCTGTGAACCCTTCCATACCCTCgtgtttatactttttatcaTCTAAATAAACTAATATAACACAATGGATTGTAGAAGATCATATTACGCTAACAAAATGTAATTATGCAAGAATTTGCTTTGTGTATTTAGTATTACGTTATTTGATATAACACATTTGTAACcttataatgtttttatttatatgttatctACCTAATGTCCCCTTCACACTACACCAGTTCCATGAATATCCCATTACGATATATAATGAATAGGATCTAGTTGAGATTTTTATAATATCGGCAGGattattcaatgttttatagttttcaagTTCGTTTCACGACCTTGATAAGATCCTGCTACGATTCCTCTACGACAGTATGACGTTCTAGTGACTATCTTGTCACGATCTTGCTGCGTCTGAGAGAACTTACCACGACCTTACCAATCGCATAACTATCTTAATAGAAGTCTATTATAATCAAACCACGAATCCACTTCTTTGTCAAAGCACTCTAGAATATGCCTTCAGTTAAATGATTTTCAACCCAAATGCGTCTTCATCCAATATAAAGTTAGGCACGTTCAGGTCGTAATTAGTTAAGGGGTTTGAATCTAGAAATGTATAGTCTTATCTGGAAAACACTACTTTAATTCCGactaattttgaattattgaatCTTTCCACAACGAAGACTTGTCTGTAATCGGTTA
The nucleotide sequence above comes from Mytilus trossulus isolate FHL-02 chromosome 5, PNRI_Mtr1.1.1.hap1, whole genome shotgun sequence. Encoded proteins:
- the LOC134719021 gene encoding F-box/LRR-repeat protein 2-like — protein: MEINDLPPELLVTIFQQLSKEDLIWTIHNVCTYWRHLAQAGNLWTDLDINRLFIENHGKQDALFKYLLSILIHAQYVKSSPDLLLPLLIKSKDTLRNIRRIDLVPAIDSFYLSSKELFKGLSAKCPNLKSLHLKFLSESLSVLSQVFDLNLENVTLIHEQNLGNTRDIISREMETVAKLLKEKANEIRKTKRIELQSFSSDFLAPVLELNLSNLTRLTAFGNFIKDSTIHTILLPETNITELYLDFSNITDQSLNDIAENAKHLKYLSLKCCSRITDKGIAIVTKSCKKLERFNIRNSTATGSHFSSNLALCAISPMCISLKTLSAQNLPTFDIATLTALTQSCRTLTSISFNDCCDLSDVSLGVIGQNCPVLLSADFSQCPQITLDGVRILLTCCLSIENISCMVCDGITSFSQTSMMPPKETVTEIVSNEDAQSDKERVTAREPEEEGNQKYSQIRNFNLSYCYNLKAEALIVISELCKNLRMLILRFCESPVNDVSVDILRRVFTNCCYLEYILVGPGFNSTIHRKDIV